A region from the Paludisphaera rhizosphaerae genome encodes:
- a CDS encoding phospho-sugar mutase gives MSTVAAALAKIEDAEKGGQLSKSAAAGIRRWLEEAPFAQYREKLLGEIEAGRWKQLDDAFYAVLEFGTGGRRGIMYPVGTNVLNARTIGESARGLADFVRRKKGEGAACSCVIARDTRHNSPEFAEICARVLAAAGVKVHLFKDARSTPLLSFAVRHLKCDAGIMITASHNPPSDNGFKCYNAEGGQVVPPDDAEIIKCVEAASDREIPEKSLDESLKDGSIVYAGSDVDDAYIAAVVGESVSHARGISIVYTPLHGVGETSVAAALKADGFMDVNILASQRTQDGDFPNVPGHVSNPENPSALQAAIDEARKTKADLVLASDPDADRIGVGLPKTSDLAGEWLTLDGNQIGALMAAFVMKQTADRGRLRPDHYIVTTLVSTGMTKALARREGIRTEDDLLVGFKWIAQRVDREGPAGFLFGFEESHGYLKGVYARDKDASVAAMLFAELAATCKDRRQSVVEYLDDLYVDVGHYGEHLINKTYKGREGVDKIKSIMKAFREAPPKTIAGLKVTEVFDYKTHEVRSLTGGATSPLPEPSGDLVIFHTEREGVRFAARPSGTEPKIKFYLFARTHVTGPDALPSAKAETRAVLDQMAADIEKYLEEVA, from the coding sequence ATGAGCACCGTGGCCGCCGCGCTGGCGAAGATTGAAGACGCCGAAAAGGGGGGCCAGCTGTCGAAGTCGGCCGCCGCGGGGATCCGTAGGTGGCTCGAAGAGGCCCCGTTCGCTCAGTATCGCGAGAAACTCCTCGGCGAGATCGAGGCCGGCCGCTGGAAGCAGTTGGACGACGCCTTCTACGCCGTGCTGGAGTTCGGCACGGGCGGCCGGCGCGGGATCATGTACCCCGTCGGGACCAACGTCCTGAACGCCCGAACGATCGGCGAGAGCGCCCGCGGCCTGGCCGACTTCGTCCGCAGGAAGAAGGGCGAGGGCGCGGCCTGCTCCTGCGTGATCGCCCGCGACACCCGTCACAACTCCCCCGAATTCGCCGAGATCTGCGCCCGGGTGCTGGCGGCGGCCGGCGTGAAGGTCCACCTGTTCAAGGACGCCCGTTCGACCCCCCTGCTCTCCTTCGCCGTTCGCCACCTGAAGTGCGACGCCGGCATCATGATCACGGCCTCGCACAACCCGCCGTCCGACAACGGCTTCAAGTGCTACAACGCCGAAGGCGGCCAGGTCGTCCCTCCCGACGACGCCGAGATCATCAAGTGCGTTGAGGCCGCTTCCGACCGCGAGATCCCCGAGAAGTCGCTCGACGAAAGCCTGAAGGACGGCTCGATCGTCTACGCCGGCTCCGATGTCGACGACGCCTACATCGCGGCCGTCGTCGGCGAGTCGGTCTCCCACGCCCGGGGGATCTCGATCGTCTACACGCCGTTGCACGGCGTCGGCGAGACCTCGGTGGCCGCGGCACTCAAGGCCGACGGCTTCATGGACGTCAATATCCTGGCCTCCCAGCGCACCCAGGACGGTGATTTCCCCAACGTCCCCGGCCACGTCTCGAATCCCGAAAACCCCTCGGCCCTTCAAGCGGCCATCGACGAGGCCCGAAAGACCAAGGCCGACCTCGTCCTGGCGAGCGATCCCGACGCCGACCGCATCGGCGTGGGCCTTCCCAAGACCAGCGACCTGGCCGGCGAGTGGCTCACTCTCGACGGCAACCAGATCGGCGCGCTGATGGCGGCCTTCGTCATGAAGCAGACCGCCGACCGCGGCCGGCTGCGGCCCGATCACTACATCGTCACCACCCTGGTCTCCACGGGAATGACCAAGGCCCTGGCCCGTCGCGAGGGGATTCGGACCGAGGACGACCTGCTCGTCGGGTTCAAGTGGATCGCCCAGCGCGTCGATCGCGAGGGGCCGGCCGGCTTCCTCTTCGGCTTCGAGGAATCGCACGGCTACCTCAAGGGGGTCTACGCCCGGGACAAGGACGCCTCCGTCGCCGCGATGCTCTTCGCCGAGTTGGCCGCCACCTGCAAGGACCGTCGGCAGTCGGTCGTCGAATACCTGGACGACCTCTACGTCGACGTCGGGCACTACGGCGAGCACCTCATCAACAAGACCTACAAGGGCCGCGAGGGCGTCGACAAGATCAAGTCGATCATGAAGGCCTTCCGCGAGGCACCTCCCAAGACCATCGCCGGTCTTAAGGTCACCGAGGTCTTCGACTACAAGACCCATGAAGTCCGCAGCCTGACCGGCGGCGCGACCTCTCCGCTGCCCGAGCCTTCGGGCGACCTGGTCATCTTCCACACCGAGCGGGAAGGCGTCCGCTTCGCCGCGCGTCCCTCGGGCACGGAACCCAAGATCAAGTTCTACCTCTTCGCCCGGACCCACGTCACGGGCCCCGACGCGCTCCCCTCCGCCAAGGCGGAGACTCGCGCCGTCCTTGACCAGATGGCGGCGGACATCGAAAAATATCTTGAGGAGGTGGCCTGA
- a CDS encoding UvrB/UvrC motif-containing protein codes for MSEPKKAEDALSPAEKVRGFPNTPGVYLMKDSQGRVIYIGKAKNLRARAGSYFHKAAEQDKRIVNWIGEVADIDHLPADSEVDALLMEARLIKDIQPRHNRDLKDDKSFPYLQITTGEDFPRVNFTREPLDSGVKLYGPFPRAKSLRGAIQVLQRIFKFRTCSLDIDEDDPRWRWFRPCLLASIDQCTAPCNMRIDRETYRRDIHRLRLFLDGKKDVLLKEMNEEMREAGKALQFEKAARIRDEIKALENLNLRGDLAKHAQPEVFYIDPRKGLKGLKQVLHLDSMPRTIDGVDIAHLGGTETVGSLVTFVDGLPFKPGYRRYRIKSVSGIDDFASIREVVSRRIDGLRERDEPFPDIFLIDGGKGQLNAALDAFEAKGVTPPTLISLAKREEEIYVPGRSDPIVLRRRSFALRLLQYVRDEAHRFAQHYHHMLRKKRVLGDDE; via the coding sequence ATGTCTGAGCCCAAGAAGGCCGAGGACGCGCTTTCGCCCGCCGAGAAGGTCCGGGGGTTCCCCAACACGCCGGGGGTCTACCTGATGAAGGACTCGCAAGGGCGAGTCATCTACATCGGCAAGGCCAAGAACCTTCGCGCCCGCGCCGGATCGTACTTCCACAAGGCGGCCGAGCAGGACAAGCGGATCGTCAACTGGATCGGCGAGGTCGCCGACATCGATCACCTCCCCGCCGACAGCGAGGTGGACGCCCTCCTGATGGAGGCCCGCCTCATCAAGGACATCCAGCCCCGGCACAACAGGGACCTCAAGGACGACAAGTCCTTCCCCTATCTCCAGATCACGACCGGCGAGGATTTTCCCAGGGTCAACTTCACCCGCGAGCCCCTGGACTCGGGCGTGAAGCTCTACGGGCCCTTCCCGCGAGCCAAGAGCCTGCGGGGGGCCATCCAGGTGCTCCAGCGGATCTTCAAGTTCCGCACCTGCTCGCTCGACATCGACGAGGACGACCCCCGTTGGCGCTGGTTCCGCCCCTGCCTGCTGGCCTCGATCGACCAGTGCACCGCCCCGTGCAACATGCGGATCGACCGCGAGACCTACCGCCGCGACATCCACCGGCTTCGCCTCTTCCTCGACGGCAAGAAGGACGTCCTTCTCAAGGAGATGAACGAGGAGATGCGCGAGGCGGGCAAGGCTCTCCAGTTTGAGAAGGCCGCCCGGATCCGCGACGAGATCAAGGCCCTGGAGAACTTGAACCTCCGCGGCGACCTTGCCAAGCACGCTCAGCCTGAGGTCTTCTACATCGACCCGCGCAAGGGTCTGAAGGGTCTGAAGCAGGTTCTGCACCTGGATTCCATGCCCCGAACGATCGACGGCGTCGACATCGCCCACCTCGGCGGTACGGAGACGGTCGGCTCGCTGGTGACGTTCGTGGACGGGCTCCCCTTCAAACCGGGCTATCGACGCTATCGCATCAAGAGCGTCAGCGGCATCGACGACTTCGCCTCGATCCGCGAGGTCGTCTCGCGCCGGATCGACGGCCTCCGCGAGCGCGACGAGCCGTTCCCGGACATCTTCCTGATCGACGGTGGCAAGGGGCAGTTGAACGCGGCGCTCGACGCCTTTGAGGCCAAAGGGGTGACTCCTCCCACCCTCATCTCGCTGGCCAAACGCGAAGAGGAAATCTACGTTCCGGGCCGATCCGACCCAATCGTCCTCCGTCGCCGGTCTTTCGCACTTCGCCTTCTCCAGTACGTCCGCGACGAGGCCCACCGTTTCGCCCAGCATTACCACCACATGCTCCGCAAGAAACGCGTCCTCGGCGACGACGAGTGA
- a CDS encoding response regulator transcription factor — protein MSRDALGRLLLVEDEHVLRGLVFQFLKMEGYEVEAVADGQAAVDIYAAQGPFDVVLMDLNLPVVPGVEACRQIKLMDPRQPILVCSAAILESHTEALHTLDVHDTLGKPYHPAELTTRIRMIMARPRRQPVVDDALRLSWRSHVHAHAHSPSAARSDVSAFLPEGPVE, from the coding sequence ATGAGCAGGGATGCGCTCGGGAGATTACTGCTGGTCGAGGACGAACACGTCCTGCGCGGGCTCGTCTTCCAGTTCCTCAAGATGGAGGGCTATGAGGTCGAGGCCGTCGCCGATGGACAGGCCGCCGTCGACATCTACGCCGCCCAGGGCCCGTTCGACGTGGTTCTGATGGATCTGAACCTCCCCGTCGTTCCCGGCGTCGAGGCTTGCCGTCAGATCAAGTTGATGGACCCGAGGCAGCCGATCCTGGTCTGCAGCGCGGCGATCCTGGAATCGCACACCGAGGCTCTCCACACGCTCGACGTCCATGACACGCTCGGCAAGCCCTACCATCCCGCCGAGTTGACGACCCGGATCCGCATGATCATGGCTCGCCCCCGACGACAACCGGTGGTCGACGACGCCCTTCGCCTCTCGTGGCGCTCCCACGTCCATGCGCACGCCCATTCTCCGTCGGCAGCACGGTCAGACGTCTCCGCGTTCTTACCCGAAGGACCGGTCGAATAG
- a CDS encoding sn-glycerol-1-phosphate dehydrogenase gives MSASSGSTTALLEKALRAARDTRRAIVGRAVVSQAPGPFAAEFGDASAVLVSDLNTFNAAGRTVLDAFRREGLALAEPFQFGIDVYAGYDDVEKLEAALADVDAIPVAVGSGTINDLTKLVAHRLRRPYMSVATAASMDGYTAFGASITHNGSKQTFDCPAPRVVVADLDVIAHAPAPMNSWGYADLLAKNVAGADWILADAAGVEPIDADVWETVQGRLREWVGDPSGIARNDPESVQGLVDGLLMSGFAMQAHQTSRPASGADHQFSHLWDMQHHTFEGVAPSHGFKVGIGTLASLALHEDLLARDLRDVDVDRAVAAWPVFEQVERRIHDLFGDESLAAKAVKETRVKHVPPDELREQLLQLKAVWPELRNRLKNHLIPSAEVRSMLRAAGCPTRPEEIGISRERLRVSYDQAYYIRRRFTVLDVARRFGIFDDALDRIFAPGGAFAP, from the coding sequence ATGTCTGCCTCGTCCGGTTCCACCACCGCTCTGCTGGAAAAAGCCCTTCGCGCAGCCCGCGACACCCGTCGCGCGATCGTCGGCCGAGCCGTCGTCTCGCAGGCGCCCGGTCCTTTCGCCGCCGAGTTCGGCGATGCGTCCGCCGTGCTCGTGTCGGATCTCAACACGTTCAATGCCGCCGGCCGAACGGTGCTCGACGCTTTCCGCCGAGAGGGGCTCGCTCTGGCCGAGCCGTTTCAGTTCGGAATAGACGTCTACGCCGGGTATGACGACGTCGAGAAGTTGGAAGCCGCTCTGGCGGACGTCGACGCCATTCCCGTCGCGGTCGGTTCAGGGACGATTAACGACCTGACGAAGCTCGTCGCCCATCGTTTGCGACGTCCCTACATGTCCGTGGCGACCGCCGCCTCGATGGACGGCTATACGGCCTTCGGGGCCTCGATCACCCATAACGGCTCGAAGCAGACGTTCGACTGCCCTGCCCCGCGCGTCGTCGTCGCCGACCTCGACGTGATCGCCCACGCTCCGGCTCCGATGAACTCATGGGGATACGCCGACCTGTTGGCGAAGAACGTCGCCGGCGCGGATTGGATCCTGGCTGACGCCGCGGGAGTCGAACCCATCGACGCCGACGTCTGGGAGACGGTCCAGGGCAGGCTCCGCGAGTGGGTGGGAGATCCGTCCGGGATCGCCCGCAACGATCCCGAGAGTGTGCAGGGGCTCGTCGACGGTCTCCTCATGAGCGGCTTCGCGATGCAGGCCCACCAGACCAGCCGGCCGGCGTCGGGCGCCGATCACCAGTTCAGCCACCTCTGGGACATGCAGCACCACACGTTCGAGGGCGTCGCTCCCTCGCACGGCTTCAAGGTCGGCATCGGGACACTCGCCTCCCTGGCCCTGCATGAAGACCTGCTCGCGCGCGACCTGCGAGACGTCGACGTCGACCGGGCCGTCGCTGCCTGGCCAGTGTTCGAGCAGGTCGAGCGCCGCATCCACGACCTGTTCGGCGACGAGTCTCTGGCCGCGAAGGCCGTGAAGGAGACGCGAGTCAAACACGTCCCCCCCGACGAGCTGCGCGAGCAGTTGCTCCAGCTCAAGGCGGTCTGGCCCGAGCTTCGCAACCGGCTGAAGAACCACCTGATCCCCTCGGCCGAGGTCCGATCGATGCTCCGGGCCGCGGGCTGTCCCACGCGACCAGAGGAGATCGGGATCTCCCGGGAGCGTCTGCGCGTCTCGTACGACCAGGCGTACTACATCCGGAGGCGATTCACCGTTCTGGACGTCGCCCGGCGATTCGGGATCTTCGACGACGCCCTCGATCGGATCTTCGCCCCCGGCGGAGCCTTCGCCCCCTGA